In the genome of Helicobacter colisuis, the window CTTTTATTTTCTCTCAAATATTAATGCAAATTTATGCTAGAATCATTTTTACAAGATTAAACTAAAGGCTTATTTTGTTTTTCAAATTCAAACTCCAAAATTACAAGCGTTGTGAAAAATGCTCTAAAGAAAGCCCAGAAGATGATGCGAAGTTTTGCATATTTTGTGGAAAAGAGCTAAATCACCCAGCCAAACAAAAGCTACTTTATATTTATGATAAAAATCCGGCAATCATAGCGGCATTTCTAGCCAAAATGGCAAAACTTGATAACGCTTCAATCTCGCACGATTTATCTAGATTCATCTCTTCCTTGCTTGATAAGATTGACTTGTTTTATTCCAAAGATTATGGCGATTTTAGAAGCTCTTATGCAGAGATTTTTGCACTTGAAAAAAGCGGTGGTAGAAGCATTAGCAAACTTTGTTCTTGTATGCGTATTTCAAGTCAGCAAGAAGTGGATTTTTTGATATGTATTTTGCTTGATCTTGCCTATTTTGATAAACAAATGAGTGATAGTGAAAACACTCTAATAGAGAGCATCATCATAGGGCTTGGACTAAATCTCATAGTTTTTAGAGAGCTAAAGATAAAATACGAACAAATCTATCATTTTACTTCAAAAGAGCAGAATCGCCAAAAGCAAGAAAATGATTCTAAAATCACTCTAAAACAAGCCTATGAGATTCTAAAATCACGCGAAGATGATGACTTTGAAACAATCAAGAAAAACTATAGAAAACTCGCTAGAGAATATCACTATGACAATCTCTATTCTAAAGAACTTCCACCCGAGCTTTTAAAAATAGCCCAAGAAATGATGAAAAAGATTAATCTAGCCTATGAAATCATAAAAGAAGCAAGGGGAGTGTGATGCTTATTTGTAGTCGCTGTCATACCAGAAATTTGGATATAGCTAGTTTTTGCAAAGAATGCGGAAGTAATGATTTATACGATCCACAAGCAGAAGAAAAACGCGAAAAAGAAAGGCAAAGACAAGAAGAGCTAAAAAGAGCAGAAGAAGAAAGACAAAGGATACAAGAAGCAAAAAGGCAAAAGGCTAGGGAAGAAAGAGAAAGAAGAATCAAACAAACCAAAGAATTTTTCAAACAAAATAAATATAAACTCTTAATTAGCGGCTTTGTTTTGGTTTTAGCGATTCTAGTGAGTTTGTATCAGTATTACTATGGCGGAAAATACAGCAGGGTTTATATGAGTAACCTTGAGAAACAATGCTACGCTAATGATGAGAAAAGCTGTGAAATGCTCCGCAATATCTACAAAGAAAAATGCGATGGGGGCGAAAAAGGAGCTTGTCTCAATGCCTTTATACACAACCACAAAGATTTAAAAGCTATCAAAGTCAATGATAAGTGGAATCTTGTCAATGAAAACAACGAAACCATAGCTAACGATACAGATTTAATGCAAAGTTATGCGCCGGTTGAACTCAATTGGAAATATGGCTTTATAGATAAAAGTGGAAAAATTGTCATCAAACCACAATTTGATTTTGCTTGGAGTTTTAGCGAAGGATTTGCAGTAGTTAAACTTGATGGAAAATGGGGCTATATCGATAAAAGTGGAAAATTTATTATAGAACCACAAT includes:
- a CDS encoding DnaJ domain-containing protein, translated to MLFFKFKLQNYKRCEKCSKESPEDDAKFCIFCGKELNHPAKQKLLYIYDKNPAIIAAFLAKMAKLDNASISHDLSRFISSLLDKIDLFYSKDYGDFRSSYAEIFALEKSGGRSISKLCSCMRISSQQEVDFLICILLDLAYFDKQMSDSENTLIESIIIGLGLNLIVFRELKIKYEQIYHFTSKEQNRQKQENDSKITLKQAYEILKSREDDDFETIKKNYRKLAREYHYDNLYSKELPPELLKIAQEMMKKINLAYEIIKEARGV
- a CDS encoding WG repeat-containing protein, translating into MLICSRCHTRNLDIASFCKECGSNDLYDPQAEEKREKERQRQEELKRAEEERQRIQEAKRQKAREERERRIKQTKEFFKQNKYKLLISGFVLVLAILVSLYQYYYGGKYSRVYMSNLEKQCYANDEKSCEMLRNIYKEKCDGGEKGACLNAFIHNHKDLKAIKVNDKWNLVNENNETIANDTDLMQSYAPVELNWKYGFIDKSGKIVIKPQFDFAWSFSEGFAVVKLDGKWGYIDKSGKFIIEPQFDFAWSFSEGFAVVKLDGKWGFIDKSGKFIIEPKFDDA